In Calothrix sp. PCC 7507, one DNA window encodes the following:
- a CDS encoding NADPH-dependent F420 reductase, protein MKIGIVGSGNMGGGLGKIWAKAGHQVIFSYSRDEDKLYQLAVSAGENAKVGTLGEAVSESDVVMLAVWVPSLEEVFRATGSLDDKIIITCVSGLQPDFTGQTVGIATDLQISVAETIQQFAPKAKVVEAFNITFAEVIAADSRQFGSDRPSIFYCGDDVVAKKVVADLIEECGYEAVDAGELLVARSLETLATAWVQFAVTSKLFPNLGLKALRR, encoded by the coding sequence ATGAAGATTGGTATAGTTGGCTCAGGCAATATGGGTGGCGGTTTAGGTAAGATTTGGGCAAAAGCCGGACACCAAGTCATTTTTTCCTATTCTAGAGATGAAGATAAGCTCTATCAACTAGCTGTATCGGCGGGTGAAAATGCAAAAGTTGGCACACTTGGAGAGGCGGTGTCAGAGAGTGATGTAGTGATGCTAGCTGTGTGGGTGCCGTCTTTAGAAGAAGTCTTTCGTGCTACAGGTTCTCTTGATGACAAGATTATTATTACTTGCGTCAGTGGCTTACAACCAGACTTCACAGGACAAACAGTTGGGATTGCAACTGACCTCCAAATATCTGTTGCTGAGACAATTCAACAATTTGCACCCAAAGCAAAAGTTGTTGAGGCATTTAATATCACCTTTGCAGAAGTTATTGCTGCTGACTCTAGACAGTTTGGTAGCGATCGCCCCAGTATTTTTTATTGCGGTGATGATGTCGTAGCCAAGAAAGTTGTCGCTGACTTAATTGAGGAATGCGGTTATGAAGCAGTAGACGCAGGAGAATTGCTGGTAGCGCGTTCCTTGGAGACTTTAGCAACAGCTTGGGTACAGTTCGCTGTGACGAGCAAGTTGTTTCCCAATCTTGGACTTAAAGCATTGCGACGGTAA